The Psychrobacillus sp. FSL K6-4046 DNA window GTAACATGAGCATAAATGTTCATTGTGGTTTTTACATCAGTATGTCCTAAACGATCTTGTACTTCCTTCAAACTAGCACCTGCTTCAAATAATAATGAACAATGTGTATGGCGTAAACCATGCGTTGTGATTGTGCCTAGCTTATATTTATCCTGTACTTGCACAATCCATTTACGAATTTTTGTAAGTTGTATGTGTTCGTTACGTTCATTACTAAATACAAGTTGCTTTGGTTGCATTGTATTGAAGCCAAGTATTAAATAATCTTGTTTTTGCTTCTTCTTCCACTCTTTTAAAATAGCCATTGTCTTGTCGTCCATTTTAATTGTACGGGCAATACCTGTTTTCGTAGATTTAACATATAGTCGGTTATCTTTACCAAGTGAGAGAGCCTTGTTAATGCGTAATTCGTTTGTTGTGAAGTCTAGGTCATTCCATGTAAGAGCCAAGGCTTCGCCCCTACGCATTCCACTGAAAGCGAGTAAGCGGAAAAGGACATACGCTTTTTGATTACTATCACGTTCTAAGCATGCTAGGAACTCAATAAGCTGCTCCCGTGTGTAGAAGTTTTCCACTTTATCTTCATCTCCTCCTTTAGCCTTTTTAGAAGTATTAGTGGGTAAGTCTACAAGTGCAAACGGATTCGTTTGTATATAGTCCCGCTTAATTGCAAAGTCTAGCACTTTAGCAGCATAAGATTTTAACATGCGATACTTCTTTAACTTCGTTGCCCATTCATCCACATGTTTTTGACATACATCTACATGTATCTTTGCAATTTTATAACTACCCATTTTAGGTAAAATATGATTTTTAAAAAGGCCAATAGTTTTTACATATGTGCTTTCTTCTACAGTCTTTTCATATTGCTTTACCCACAAGTCGTATACTTCTTGGTATGTTTCCGCACGTTGTTGTTGGTATGTGCCATTTGAAACTTCTAGCTTAATGCGAGCTAATGCTAACTCAGCTTCCCTACGTGTTTTAAAGCCACTCCTTGATGAACGCATTTGTTCACCGGTTAGTGGATTAACACCTAAATATGTTGGAAACTTGTATCGTGTCTCACCATTTTTCATTTTGTAGCTTTTGATAGGTGATACTTTTTTCTTTGCCATGTCAATTCCTCCTATTTGTTGTGGGGACAAAAATAAAAGGAGAGGTATTCCTCTAGGGTTATTATAAATGATTCTTTGTGTTATATAAACTACTCCATAGATGATTACTCTCCAACTCAATTATCTAAAAACTATTTTTTTCTAAAAAATTATCAATTTCCTTCCGAGATACTCTTTTGATGCCCTCTACATGGGATACTT harbors:
- a CDS encoding tyrosine-type recombinase/integrase is translated as MAKKKVSPIKSYKMKNGETRYKFPTYLGVNPLTGEQMRSSRSGFKTRREAELALARIKLEVSNGTYQQQRAETYQEVYDLWVKQYEKTVEESTYVKTIGLFKNHILPKMGSYKIAKIHVDVCQKHVDEWATKLKKYRMLKSYAAKVLDFAIKRDYIQTNPFALVDLPTNTSKKAKGGDEDKVENFYTREQLIEFLACLERDSNQKAYVLFRLLAFSGMRRGEALALTWNDLDFTTNELRINKALSLGKDNRLYVKSTKTGIARTIKMDDKTMAILKEWKKKQKQDYLILGFNTMQPKQLVFSNERNEHIQLTKIRKWIVQVQDKYKLGTITTHGLRHTHCSLLFEAGASLKEVQDRLGHTDVKTTMNIYAHVTKAAKEGAIQKFANYIEI